The Primulina tabacum isolate GXHZ01 chromosome 1, ASM2559414v2, whole genome shotgun sequence genome contains the following window.
AAAGCAGAACTGTTTTAGAAATTTAGAgtacccaattttttttaaaacaaattctTCTTTATAATGTGCTGAAACATCTATCAACATATGAATTTTCGATGTTTTGCCCCCGATATTATCTTATCATAACCAGTTAATCACCCCCaccctaaaaaataaaaaaaaaattgatactTCTCAATTGAGATAGATTTCATTTTCCATCCACGTTTCTTGAAACCAAAGCACTTTTGATCTCTCTTATTTATGTTTTCTTTAGTTTTTAATGATAAGTTATCATCGGACTAAAAGTGTaaaatttttatgtcaagggcgagcgatatgattttgatttacgCCTCTCTTTAGTCATTTTATTCCGAAgaagtacaaatcaaatctaattttGCATCTGTGAGTCGACATGACTTGCGACCAACCATTATATATAGGgggatatttttttcttttcagaatTCTAGAAAAACTTTAGAAAATTCTTCTAATTCATTTTCGTGGTGAGTTTATCATAATTCTTAACTAATATTGGATTATACGACTAAATGATTTTCACCAAATTAATTCCCGGTCAACATATTGATAGAAAATTCCAAATGCAGAAAGTGACAGAAATGGGGATAAAATTTCTCCATTCATGCACCTAAAACCTATGGACAAATTTattgtacattttttttttcggcAGAAAAAATTGAACAGTAAGGATTATATCTTTCAATAGTCGGtaattttatcattattatttttcccGTAGAACTGTAGAAGTGCTAATATAGCATTTCATAAGTTAGCAGAATTTCATACTTTAGCAGCaggataaattaaattatctatAGCTCTCTCGCGAAGAGGATGATATATTTGACTATGAAGCTGAATCTGATGTGTGTTGATGTCAGCGTAAATTTGGCTTTTGTTGGAAGATTTCTTTTTTGATGGATCGTCAGATCAACTTCGGTGCTACGAAGACCCGAATGACGAATATATGGCAACCGGGCTAAGGGCGCCCCTAGCTAAGTCGTGATCATCAGACATATGTCTCAGAGGAGAGTTGGCTCAATTTGAAGAGCTCGCGACCATTCTTGGTACTTGCCTCAAGTCATCCAGCCGGCCAGGAAACCAACTTCTCATAGATGCATTGGGCTGAGGTGTAAAAATATGATCACATGGCAGCTGGAATTGGGAAATGGTTACGTTTGGGGCATCATATTTCAATTCCATGTACAAAATATAAGATCGAACATAATATAAACGGCCTCCTGagaattatttataatttattatttttattttacaaaaaaagaTGATCCCAAGTTAAACAGGGCATGCAAATGGAGTAACTTCATGACTAGTAAGAACCCTTTTGGACACCTTAACCATTCATTTCAAGCAGCTGACGAGAAAACATTGTGCAGCACTTCACGTGCTTTGCATTCCGCCTCAAGCGGTATAGCTTTGGGCATGGATATCCCTATCCCCTCACTCAAATCCACCATTTCCTCGCTTATTCTTCGCCACTCAAGACATTGGACCAGTGACCCTAAGGTCAATCCCACAACCCGTTGCGCCAGACCACTTCCTGGACACGACCTCCTGCCCATCCCAAAAGGAAGCAGTTTCGCGGTTCCAATCTCTTTGCCTTCAAACCTCTCGGGCTTGAAGCTTGCAGGATCATCCCAAGTCATGGGGTCTCTATGGATGGCCCACGCATTTACAAGCAGGATTGTTCCTTTAGGTATGTCGTATCCCCCGATCTTGCAATCGTCAGATGATTCATGTGGTACTAATAATGGTGCTGCGGGGAACAACCGAAATGTCTCGGAGATTATGTTTTGAAGATATGGTAGCTTGGGTACTTCTGATTCATCGATGAGGCGATTGCTTCCCACGAGGCTGTCCAATTCAGCTTTAGCTTTCTCTAGCTTTTCTGGATGGTTGAGCAAAGCAGACATAGCCCATTCTATGGTTATTGATGTTGTGTCGGTTCCACCAAGTAGCATCACCTGAAAACggaaaaaaatcatgaatattcCTTAACAAGGGTAGATTTACTagatttaaatcatttaatcttCATGTGGTTCAGTTTTAGGGAAACTGAATGCTAGCTCACCAATATAATGCCTTTGATTATTGAATCCGTGTAGTACTCGGGCTGTGACTCTTGCAGATCAAGAAAATGGCCAATCATGGTGGTTTTGATTTTATCACGGCGGTGCCCATCAATCAATCCTTGTAAGAAGGCATCCATTTCCTTACCCATCCTTTGCATACCTTTTACTTTACCGTTATAGTCTATCCATTTCAACACCGGAAAAAAATCGGCAGAATTCGATATACCACCGTACATAAAAGCCTTTTTAATCAGCTCTCGGTACTCCTTCGACTGTTCATCATCCTCGGATACACCGAAATACCTCTTGCCCGCCACCATTCTCATTATCATATTGAAGGACAACTCGGACAACAGGGACTTGAGTTCCACTCTGCCAAAATCATGATGCGACTTTTGGTAGAGCTTCCGCAGAAGAATCTTGGTTTCATCTTGTCGTATGGACTGAAAAACGTTCAAGCGGGCCGAGGAGAATATCTCGATTGTCGTGAGGCGCCGGAGATTGCGCCAGTGCTCGCCGTATGGGCAAGTTGTTAGGCCTGTGTAGTTGTAGCCGATGTATTTGCCAATGATTAGCCGAGGCCTGTTGGCTAACACGATGTCGTTCTTGGTGAAGCATTCCTCGGCGGCGGTTGGGGACGAGACCACCACCACGAGGCGGTTTCCAAAGCGAAGGGAGAAGATGGGGCCTAAACTTTCTGAGAATTTATGGTAGATTCGATGCATACGCGGCCTGAGGAGGTGGAGGTGGCCTATTACAGGAAAAGCAGGCACCGGACTCGGTGGGAGTTTTCGGTTTCTTAATTTTGATGGGAAGATTAGTGCCAAAAGAAGGAAGAGTGGAAGGAGGGCGTAGAACCAGGTTGCATCCATGGCTGATTTGTTTCTCTCCTGTATGAATACCTCCACAATATACAAGTgttatctttttttttattattattataaagatAAGGAGACTCCCATTATTGCCATTCACGGGCAATTTTATCAAGGACAcgtgtatttttttaaatccttgtcttttgtattttttgtccgattaattttaaaaacaaaaaacgcAATTATCtaatctctcttttttttttaataattatggtATTAGTTTGATAGATtacattatatttatatatatatgacttgaattttatttgtctttttattaattatttgttttaaatGTCTCTATTTATCTCATTATTTTTGCTTAAAATATGTGTGATTATTGATATTTGTGTTTTTTTATGTCCGTCGGTACTACAATATGTAATTTTTTATctaatgatttaaattttttgatttagcttttcattatataaattaaattaattaaagtttaaaaatatttaatttttgaattgtaaattttctttggTATCTTATTAATTGTTTTTTCATGTCCTTGTTAATTAGTTGGTGCATTGTTTATTTGGTTTGTCATTacattttatctttattttcattgattatttttaaaataaggctAGAATTTATGAGTTTGaatgaaatttatttttaaccaaaattttttttgtgGTTTAAACTTATAAATTACTTCAATAAAACATGGCAAAAAATAATTGTGatatgtcttttttttttaagttgatAATATTATGTTCTCTTTATTTAACTTATGGCTATTAGCgagaaattataattttaaataaaatttatatgacttttatatttataaattacttgaataaaatatgataaaaatcatTGTGATATGATTTTTTAGAGTTTATAATTTTTTGATCTTTTTATTCTACTTGTAGTATGTTAGATCATTtagttttgatgataacaaacaATAATTCATTGTATTAAAATAAGCTCTCATTTTTCGTATATTCACAGTACTCGACAAATCCCTATCTCACATGTTACAAATCCCTAATCATTTGTTTAATCATTAACTTTCTATTAAATAATAATCTGTCTTTGAACCatgattttttatataaatatattaaatataaataaaatagactcgcaaaaaaaaaaaaaatcttatctTACATGAAcaaaaaattttcaagaaaaaaataattaataatttataaatataattacatgacaaaataattaaagttaaattTTACAGTGGATTCTTGGAATGAAGTTATACAACAATTTCTTCctatatgttatatattatattatcgATTTTCAATCATAAATTctccataaaaaataaaaaatatcgtcttgattttaaaattgtgaTGTTACTATTTTGTTCACAAATTGTGGGTTGTTGAGATATTTTGATAGTCATTGAAAAATTGATTGTTGACATTTGAATTGTTATTTGGATTTATGACGAAATtttgtcaaaatattatttttaagttatctGTATCAGTATCGTGAAGAATGTAAACATTTATTACAATATATAAGTATTATTATCTCTTCAAATTAATATTCACTTTCATGTTTGATGTGTTATATGTTTTGACAAAATAAGGAACAATAAATTCAAGCAAACACATACACAAAGTCAGTGGCGAAACCATGATTATGTGGTAACAAAGccaaaatataaatcaataaaattatagaaaatttaTAGATGTTAAGATTCATAACAAATCTTATATCATATACATAAAATTTCAACATTATAAATGAATAAATCGAACTATTAGGATCAAGCGTTTattactgtggggacccggacgctaatcatcatcttaatcatctttgggatttaattatcaattaagataaacaaggtctaattttttttttttttaaatgcaagtgcggaaggtaatggaatcaatctattatacaatcggtataataatacaaatcttgtacaacaattattcaactagtctaaggttcaactactaaattcaagtattaaaccaggTCTACAATaggtccggaatcaccactctaaactcgtcttctctcatcatcttcttgaccccgatcctgccccacctgttgtcatgcacacatacaaaacaagacaacagccggataactccggtgagactaaatcccagtataaacaatgtatacatgcagttaactgaattaacataaaagcatgaattatatcttatcacatgtagcataatcaaacaacatgtatcaataccagtctgtaaataaagcATGAATCGTCATCTacgaacataaatcaatacggatctgtacatcaagttctagtctcgatatctaagactcgactcatctctcattctaatctagggatcccgatctaatttagactttggtatgctgtatcgaatgtctacaatagacgtcgctctacatctaagctcatcgatacaccgtaagtctagagtctacgcggttctgacaaagactcggcggttctgccctagctaggctgatctgccctagactcaagctctggctctgctataattcaataggctaaacatatcaatctgataagctgcaaatatcaatgcaataaagtaaagtatgtgattttgggaaactcaagtcgaacctaactcgagttgtgcaatcccgaatcaacatttatttatacctttgtcttctcggtctgacgaagacgaagtcttgtattctgatctgtccatacccaatctggcaatgacaatcgtataattacaatatcagtatataactcaattcaaaacctgttctgatcaatactcaaatcagtagatatatctgatccatatctgaacaaggtacaatctaattcatatcaatgatatcacgatacaatcgaaatcattactgaatctgatcaatttaaatcaactgatgcttcgacggcataatgatacagtctcgataaccccgtcaatctcaacattacagagatactaccagaattcataatcagtaccaATACAATTCCTAATCTCTATATCGGTGCACTTAAGATCAGTGATaactcaattctgatatcaaatctcaatcaattcaactctgaaaatcataacaatttcataaacagtctattctttaatctgacttcgattctatgatgtctaacatgtcaagaacatcacatatgaattccatttaattctgacaatatcataatttcataacatgtctaaacgtaacaaaacttacgtccagttatagcctgtgtcgataggaacacagtactgaagtcggattcaaaatcggacggacgaatttctcacaaaaggcctAAGGATTTTCATTCTTTTTCCCGAACCCTTTTCTCGATTCTTACCTTTTCTGAACGGATGAAGActcatatgtgtgtgtgtatatatatatatatatatatatatatatatatattgcatgcaacCATAAGATACGTGGCATGATTTTTCATAAACCACGTCTCGCactcgggcggacataaagttccgctcgggcgcgcaacTCTCGGCCCTCCTGCGTAATTcagtcgcgctcgggcggacaaggacttccgcccgggcgcaaagTGTTCGACTTTCTTGCTCactcattggcgctcgggcggtaactctttaccgctcgggcgcaacAGGTTCTGTCCGGGTGGTGTTCTTactgaacactggcgctcgggcggtcattttctaccgctcgggcgccagacgttctgcccaaaatcttggcTCACAATGCAACGACGCCCGGCTTCTTCATTCAAGTTCGTATAACCTCAATCATGTCAATTAATCACTTCTGATttcagtaattaaatctcggacCTTACAATTACTATAACAAAAGATATAACGGTTAGCCAAGAAGCAACGTTATTTCCTTATATTTGTGGTAGTGTAAAGTGCACCAATTTGGTGCTAATGGGTAGAGCTGTTAGGTACATGAGTACAGAGTGGTGCGTGACTATCTGCTGATGGTGTTTTATATTCGTTAGATATCGGTTTACCCTTTCCCTATCGTCGGTCATGTACTCAGCCGAGACAATATTATCCGTTAAGATCTGACGTCATTCTTTTATGCCCACATAGCCAACCAAATCAAGCGGCAGTAACGTCAGCATCTTGACGCATGAGAACTTCCCAGAAGGTCACTCATGCACGCTCAGCATCCCCCCGGcccaaaaaatatatacatatgctTTTTGGAAGACTTGAAGCGATGACCTCGATatgataccaattgttaggaTCAAACGCTTACCACTAGGTCAAATGATAAAGTTGTTAGTCAAGGCgcaattttatttctttatacaTATGGCAGCATAGATTGCACCTACTTGAGTGCTATTGGGCAGGATTATTAGGCTCATGAGTACGAGATGTGAGTATCTATCTACTTGGTGTTGTTTCTTATCCGTTAGAGATCAGTCTTACCATTTTCCTACCGCCTACCCTGTCCCCAGCAGATATATACAATATTACTTGTTAAGATCTCGTCTCACTCTTTTACGGTCCACCTAGCCAACTAAATCAAACAACTCAACATTAACAATTTGACGCATAAGAAatgatatatttaaagaaaattgtAATCGACACCATAAAATAGTGCAACTACATGTAGTTATCACTGTAGTTTATCAACTAAAATATCAAGAAATTTTTCCacctattatttttatattatatttaaaataattataaatccaaatttttattattttgagttggtctttattatgaaaaattattatgaataaattgaatttaaaattttatatatatatatatatatatctgtgtgTGTGTATCACATTTTAATATGTTAGCCTAAGTACATCTAGTGAAAAATTACAAAATGGATTTATTCATCTTTAATATACACAAATCATATAATGAAGATATATGTCGATTAAgacaatgaaaaaaatatatattcacatataacaaaatatatagataagaaaaataataaacaaaaataGTTTCTAgacataaataattttttgttttataattattttttacagTGAGATAAAGaagataaaatgaaaaatataataactcTTTTGAGTAACACGTAatagaaaaggaaaaaagaagtTTCGTTTTTCATACAATGAATTTAGTATCTAAATTAAATGTATTATACTAGAAATTATATTTACTATTCAAACTTTTTAAGTACAattaatttttct
Protein-coding sequences here:
- the LOC142556769 gene encoding cytochrome P450 81Q32-like, translating into MDATWFYALLPLFLLLALIFPSKLRNRKLPPSPVPAFPVIGHLHLLRPRMHRIYHKFSESLGPIFSLRFGNRLVVVVSSPTAAEECFTKNDIVLANRPRLIIGKYIGYNYTGLTTCPYGEHWRNLRRLTTIEIFSSARLNVFQSIRQDETKILLRKLYQKSHHDFGRVELKSLLSELSFNMIMRMVAGKRYFGVSEDDEQSKEYRELIKKAFMYGGISNSADFFPVLKWIDYNGKVKGMQRMGKEMDAFLQGLIDGHRRDKIKTTMIGHFLDLQESQPEYYTDSIIKGIILVMLLGGTDTTSITIEWAMSALLNHPEKLEKAKAELDSLVGSNRLIDESEVPKLPYLQNIISETFRLFPAAPLLVPHESSDDCKIGGYDIPKGTILLVNAWAIHRDPMTWDDPASFKPERFEGKEIGTAKLLPFGMGRRSCPGSGLAQRVVGLTLGSLVQCLEWRRISEEMVDLSEGIGISMPKAIPLEAECKAREVLHNVFSSAA